Genomic window (Fluviispira vulneris):
TATGTCTAAACGAAAGGTATCTACACATGACAAGCTCAAGTTCATCAGGGCTAAAACCCACTGCATGCCGCACAATAATTTCAATATCTCTTTGTGTGTTGTCATCATTTGCAATATTTATCAAATCACATGCAGCTGTGAAACTCACAACACTTGAGGCAATAAAAAAGAAAAAAGAGCTCGTTGTCTGTTCTGAATCTGGCTACATCCCTTTGGAAATGAAAACGGCCTCTGGCAAATGGCTTGGCTTCGATTATGAAATGTCCTTGGCTTATGCAAAAGAACTTGGTGTTAAATTGACTATGGCTGATACAAAATGGGATGGGATCATCCCTTCTCTCATCTCATCTAAGTGTGACATGATTGTTTCTTCTATGGCCAAAACGGTCGAACGAGAAAAAGCGGTTGCATTCAGTGACCCTTATTATAACAATAATTTTCTCATTGCTGTTTTAGACACACCTGAAAACCGCAAAAAGTTTGCAAAAATCGAGAATTTTAATACTAAAGATATTAAAATTGCTGTGAAAACGGGTTCGGCACCGGATCTCTATCTCAAAAATTCAGAAACATTTAAAAATGCAGAAATCATGCGCTTCGATGCAGACTCTGACACTGTCAGCGCTGTGCTCAGAGGCCGGTCGACTGCTTTCATTTATGACACTCCATATGTTCAAGTTGCAGCACTGAATAACCCAGGCAAGTTATATATCTTCCCTGAGACTTTCGATAAAGGTGACCAATTTGCTGTCGCAATGCGTAAGAAAGACACAGATCTTGTCTCAAGCTTCAATACTTTCTTAGCAAACTGGAAAAAAAGCGGCGGATATGAAAAGACTATGAAGTACTATTTCGAAAGTAGAGAATGGCTTTCTCTTCTGGACAAATAATTTATTTATACGTGTATGAAACTTTTTGAAACATCCTTATTTTGGAAATAAGAAATACGATGCCAGATAAAAAACTCTCTTTATTCTATTCTTTTTTGTCTTTTTTCGTCATTGCACTCATCGCGTTCGCAATCGTACGGAGCTTTTATCACCTTGATTATCAATGGGACTTTAGTGTTTTAGGGCCCTATATTTGGTTGCCTTCAAGTGATGGCGGAGGTCCTGGACTCTTCTTGCAAGGTCTTTGGATTACAATCAAGATGAGTTTTGAAGGCATCTTTTTTGGCTCTATTCTTGGAGTGATTTTCGGAATTCTATTGACGACAAACGAGAAGGTCTCGAAGACAGCAGCTCTTTTTTACGTTGATATATTTAGAAACACCCCTGTCTTAGTTCAATTATATGTTGCTTATTTTATCGTCGGTACCGCTTTCAATTTATCCGGAAGTGTTGCAGGTGTTTTAACAATGAGCTTATTCTGTTCAGCATATGTGGCAGAAATTTTTAGAGGAACTTTAGCAAATTTTGAAAAAGGCCAGATTGATGCTGCAAAAGCTCTTGGATTAAGCCCATTTCAAGTCGCAAGAAAAGTAATTGCACCTCAAGCACTGCGCAATATGTTACCTCCCCTTGTAGGACAATTTGTTTCTTTAATTAAAGACAGCTCTTTGTTATCAGTTGTCGCTATTCCTGAGTTAACTAAAGAAGCTCAGAATGCAGTCACTGTTACTTTCCGCAGTTTCGAAACTTGGTTTTTTATTGCTCTTTTGTATTTTGTTGTAAATACTCTTGTGAGCTCTTTTGGTCGTTACCTTGAAAAAAGATTAAGTGTAAGTCTCAAACAGTAAATTGGAAATTATTTATTATGTCACAAGAAGTAGTTGTCAGCCTTAAAGAAGTTAATAAAATATTTCGCACTCCCACTGCTGAGCATCATGTGCTTAAGGGTATCAATTTTGAAGTTAAGCAAGGAGAAGTTGTTGCTTTAATCGGTCCTTCAGGAAGTGGAAAGAGTACCTGTTTACGGACTATCAATGCTCTCGAAACGATCACATCGGGTGATGTTGAAGTATGCGGAATCAATTACCGTAACTCGAAGCAGTCCCTGCATATGATTCGCCGCAATACTGGGATGATTTTTCAACGCTTTGAATTATTCCCACATATGACGGCTATTGAAAATGTGGCTTTAGGTCCTAATCTTGTGCTTGGTAAATCTAAAGATGAATCTTATAAAATAGCAAAAGATCTCTTGGATAGAGTGGGGCTTGGCAATCACATGCATAAGTTTCCAAAAGGACTTTCAGGTGGTCAGCAGCAGCGTGTCGCAATCGCACGTGCACTCGCAATCAATCCCAAAATCTTATTATGCGACGAACCAACAAGTGCACTCGATCCCGAACTTGTAGATGAAGTTGTTGATATTTTAGTTGATATTGCCGCTACAGGTATGACCATGATTGTGGTTACCCACGAACTTTATTTTGCCCAAAAGGTTTCGCATAGAACAATGTTTCTTGAAAATGGCTACATCGTTGAACAGGGCAATACGAAGGAAATGTTTGCTGCACCAAAAACCGAGCGTTTGCAGACATTTTTAAAGCGCATCACGCATCAGTCATAAATTTTCGACCATCTTTTTTATGTCATTTTTTTGACGCTTATTTATCAAAGTCAAAGAAATGACAATTTTTTGTTTGGTCTACTTCTAAGCTATCGACAAATCTTTAAGTTAAATCAACAATCAAGTGCTTAAGCTCTTAAGCATTTTTCATTGACTTT
Coding sequences:
- a CDS encoding transporter substrate-binding domain-containing protein, encoding MTSSSSSGLKPTACRTIISISLCVLSSFAIFIKSHAAVKLTTLEAIKKKKELVVCSESGYIPLEMKTASGKWLGFDYEMSLAYAKELGVKLTMADTKWDGIIPSLISSKCDMIVSSMAKTVEREKAVAFSDPYYNNNFLIAVLDTPENRKKFAKIENFNTKDIKIAVKTGSAPDLYLKNSETFKNAEIMRFDADSDTVSAVLRGRSTAFIYDTPYVQVAALNNPGKLYIFPETFDKGDQFAVAMRKKDTDLVSSFNTFLANWKKSGGYEKTMKYYFESREWLSLLDK
- a CDS encoding amino acid ABC transporter permease; amino-acid sequence: MPDKKLSLFYSFLSFFVIALIAFAIVRSFYHLDYQWDFSVLGPYIWLPSSDGGGPGLFLQGLWITIKMSFEGIFFGSILGVIFGILLTTNEKVSKTAALFYVDIFRNTPVLVQLYVAYFIVGTAFNLSGSVAGVLTMSLFCSAYVAEIFRGTLANFEKGQIDAAKALGLSPFQVARKVIAPQALRNMLPPLVGQFVSLIKDSSLLSVVAIPELTKEAQNAVTVTFRSFETWFFIALLYFVVNTLVSSFGRYLEKRLSVSLKQ
- a CDS encoding amino acid ABC transporter ATP-binding protein, translating into MSQEVVVSLKEVNKIFRTPTAEHHVLKGINFEVKQGEVVALIGPSGSGKSTCLRTINALETITSGDVEVCGINYRNSKQSLHMIRRNTGMIFQRFELFPHMTAIENVALGPNLVLGKSKDESYKIAKDLLDRVGLGNHMHKFPKGLSGGQQQRVAIARALAINPKILLCDEPTSALDPELVDEVVDILVDIAATGMTMIVVTHELYFAQKVSHRTMFLENGYIVEQGNTKEMFAAPKTERLQTFLKRITHQS